A window of Oncorhynchus kisutch isolate 150728-3 linkage group LG23, Okis_V2, whole genome shotgun sequence genomic DNA:
GGAGTGAGGAGTCCAACATGGAAAAAAGGAGGAGTATATATTCTAATCTAACTGGGCTTCACCATGGAAACAGACTGGAGAAAAAAAACGAACTAAGGGGGTAGCTTATATTTCATTCACGTTCAGTCAAGGAGTTGATGTTCTGTCTGCAGACTATGTACAATCAATTATTGGAGTAGTTCTAAAATTGCTTATTTTGTTTGTCTATCTGTTGCTGTAGTATCTTTGAGGAGCTTCTCTGTGATGGTATCACAAACTGTGGTTCTGTGCTGAGCGAGAGCAGTGATGGTTCTCAGGGTGAGAAATggcgggagggagaggagaatccTGTGTGATAATAAAGACACCCAGACCGGGGGATATgtgggaaaggagagggaaggggatgaAGTGAAAGAGAGGGTGTGTTGGTGGCAGGCAGCCCTCCTTTGAGACGAGCAAGGGGAGAAGGCTTTGGATGTGGGTGGAGTTAGACGATAAATGGTGACAGTATGTATAATGGTGATAGTTGGGTATGAAGATGTTGATTGAAGAGGGATGGTTGATGCGGGGGTCAGATCTTGAGGCTCTTCAGCGAATCGGCTCTCTTCCTCAGTAGATCTCCCAGCTCCTGCAGCGAGCCAAGATAACTACTCTGAACCTTGTCCATGGCTGCCCTCGTAAACCCACACTCCTcctgggagcgagagagggaaagacagggtAAAGGTATAGATTGTCATTAAAATAAAAAGGGGAggggggaatatagaacagaaagaAGCATGCTTTGAACTAAGCCAATGCTTAGGCACAAATCAATAATTCATACATACACGCCCAACACTACCAACCTGTGTCTGTGAGTATCCCTCCTCCAGGGTGAGTGCTGCTAGTTTGAGGGCCGTCAGGCTGGCCTCCTGCCCCTTCACGTGATCCAGAGCCTGGGTCACAACACCCTGCAGGCTGCCTGTCCACTCCTGGAAGCCACACAGCACCACTGGCTGTAGGGGCAGAGGGCTACTGCGTGAATGGCTATGGTGTATTGTGAATAAATGAAGAAAATACATGTAAATGCTTAAACTGCCTTTTGGGGGAGGTGGGGTTTCTGTTAAAACGATAACATTTTCATAAAATGCAAATTCACAATGCAGCTGTGCTGCTGCCAGCATCGGGTTGGGTTTCATGGTAAGTccctgtcagatggtgaagcgttgCACTTGTACTACCATTACTGTATCTCAATTTCACATTTAACTTCTCAAAGTATTGCCAtacacaacctggtctcagagcatttggtattattctgtatgtaaatccgacACACTCCATTTAGTGTGATATGTTATGTTtattatggtatgtattcatttgtggatgtccatcacccatttcgtatgatatgttctgaattacaatttgtattatagTTACAGATTTCCAAAAGGAAAAATAttttacgaattctagctaggtggcttaAGTAATCAATTGTCTTATGTAACCATCATACTAaattgagtgtcccggatttatatttactatgttatgtctagactatgagaccaggctgccaTACAGGACTTCAATGCTATTTCTTGCCTGTCTTTGACATTTTTCCAACTATTAATGATGATGAGGTACTGGTGGAGAGTGGACTCCACGTCCGAATCCATTTCTGTGTAAAGATTCGATTCCAGTAATTGACTCCTAAGATTCAGTATTTTTGGAACGGAGGTGACATTAGTTGCCGTACTTCCAAAAACACAAACTTCTGAGAACACAAAGCATCTTTCATAGCAAGCTAGTGAGGgcagaagagagaagggggggcaCTGTATAGGCATGTCagccaccaggcagacagtcagaaccgtgcactagacCTATCTATCGGTAATTAAAAGCTGTATCTCACAATCTCTTGGCTTGCATGTGTCTCGCGACTTCAGTAAAGCAGGGCCTATCATCAATGAATAGGCATGGATATTGTACACGCAACAGACCCGAAGACTGAACACACTCGCATCATTAGCGAAGAGAAAGAGCAGGAATGTAATAATTAGTAGTCCAAACAGTGGCAAAACGTTTTGCCAataaaacaagagtttctattggacaaatgaaGGTAGGTCCCGCCTTAATTTGCTTATAAGAATGGGCGTAATAaatatggaagaaaaaaaaattcgCCAAAAGTAGCCCAAAGTTCTATGTAAATTCCACAACTTTCTCCAGAACTTTATAGCCTGTCGTCTCGAAAATAATACGTTTTCTGATGACTGAAATGCTATTTTAGTTTTGCGGGGGGGGAAAAACTAAATAACGGTTTGGGACTTCCCTTAACATTAAGATTCCCAATTTCGTTTAAATATTTGAACATTGAAACAGTCTAGTATGGTGTGAATAGTGATGGGGTCATTCCAGAGAAGGGTAATCGGGAGGATAAAGGTGAGGTAGTAACGGAGTACCATGGCACTGCTGctgtccttcttcttcttcttcttcttctgtaggCTGGACTTGAGCGGTCGCAGTACGCTGGCAGAGTAACTGGCCACCCACAGCACCACACACACCGTCTGACCAGGAGAGACACACACCATTGCACGTTTCATATTATAATACATGTACATTTTAGTGATGTATTACTTGTGTATGTCTAGCGTGACTATAAGTGTAGTACACTCACCTCCACGAAGAAGACCAGCGTTTCTAATAGGGAGGGTCGGGTCGTCAATCTGCCGTCTTTCATCTCCAACACTTCTCCTTTACATCTGGATAACATCTCTGGgcggagaggggaaagagaagaggggagcgAGGGGCACAGATCAGCATGGGGGAATAAGAATGACCCACTAGTGATACCTCGACTAGAGACCTGAAGCTATGACGTCTCCTGTGGCTGACTAGACAGTCATTATTACCATGGACAGGTTGATCAtctttaataaatatatatgtgaCGGTGTACCTTGGAGCTGTGCTACTGACGATTTGAAGGCGTTACAGATCTGGGTTTGGAGTTCCGTCGAGTCGTCTGGAGAGAGAAACTGAATAAAGAGCATGACAAagacctccctcctttctcctctccccctctccactacTCCCTTCCccacccactctccctccctccatctccttcccaGTCCTGCTGCTCCTGTAGATGGTTGgagatgcccccccccctcatctcccTGTCTTACCCAGTCCAGTGGTCTCTAGTTCTCGTAGAGTCAGTGATAGTTGCAGAGCAGAGGCCTGACAGTGACAGCTGCCACTAGACAGAGCAGAGGCCAGGCGGGAGGAGGGAGGCCCCAGGAACGGGTACtggaacaacacaacaacagttagtggtcctgtgtggctcagttggtaagagtaCGGCGCTACCAAtttcagggttgtgggttcgattccttcTGGGGCCACCCATATGAACATGTAGGCACTGATGTAAGTCAgcatacattacattatataaactgggtggttcaagccctgaatgctgattggcccaCATGGTATATcatgtataccacgggtatgacaaaacatttatttgtactactctaattacattggtaaccagtttaccagacggcacctctggggtttgtggtataaggccaatataccacagctaagggctaccacacctcctcaggccttattgcttaaatatattagtgtgtgtacctgtgtctgTTTCTCCGTGATCTGGGCAGCGGTCTCAAGCGTCTGATCTAGCTGGGAGAGTAGGGTCTGGAGGGTGGAGCTTTTGGCCGATATACCATTCTCATTGGTCTTATCAGAGTTCCGTGGCGAGGGGGCGTGTCCGAGCAGAGCCAATGAGGCGAGGAGGCGGAGTGTGAGAGAGCGAACCTTCAACCAGACGGACTCCTCTTCTAGAGACAGACGACGATGCTCCTCAGTCAGCTCCctggaacacacaaacacaattaaCTGTGTTAATTTTATATGCAGAAGGACTGAGAAGCTCAGTTCAGGTGACTTTTAAAAGCCCATTCTACTCTGAAatgaatgtaaatgtaattataaTGACACTATATAAAATCTCCAGAAATGAGTCCAATAACATACTGGTAAAATTATTTGTTAATACAATGATTTGAACATATTGGACCATGCATATAGCCTGTGCATGGTCCATAAGGGACCGAGTGGCGCTGCGGTCTaaggtgctagaggcgtcactacagacccgtgtTCGatccacaaccggccgtgatccggagtcccatagggcagcgtctggattaggggagggtttggccggggtaggctgccattgtaattaagaataggtctcttaactgacgtgcctagttaaataaaggttcaattcaaAATAGAAGAAATCTTTATCACCTGTAACCCAACAGAGCAGCATAGTGGCTAGAAATAAATAGGCTGAAGCATGGGGTTCTCCATCTGTATTTACCTTACTGAGCTAATCATTAGCTAGATTCTAAATGGCATCTTTTAACTAACTAGCATCATATTGATGAATTTGATGCCCCACAAAACTGGCATAAACAGTGACAATAATGCAGGCGTACCTGTTAGGGTAACTTGGCAGTAAAACGCCACCCGGAGTAACACCCCAACTGCCTGTCCTTCTCAAAGAAACCCCTTCACatcccaatcccccccccccccccccccaacactttCCCTGGTTGCCACTCCTACTCTTGCGCCAACTAAAAATGTACTCCGTCTCATCACAATTTAAGTCACTCCCAAAaatgggatggtggatggtgtttTGACCCGTGTTCCTTTCAGCCCCACTCTCCTCTATCCACTCACAACTAATTACCATGTGGTAACATGCGTAACCATGCCGCTGATAAAATAATGCAGTTCGCGCAATATTTAGGAGTTGATAAATAAAGTAGGACTGGAAAGCTGGGATGACCCTTACTGTAACAACGGCCATTGGAACGGCTGTTTTCCCAGTGATTGCACGATGAACTGTTGTGCATTGACGACTTGTCAGAATGCATCTTTCCCTCCCTATGGCACTCGCAACTACAATGTGCCTTGAGAGGAATATACATCTCTCCTAGAACGCACCACAcgatgactaggtaaatagatcaactgtTCAACTATGGGTTTGTCTGTTGGTTCCATTCATTGCTCGTTGTGTTTGCAGAGGTACAGTCTGTGGACTGTTTAAGCATCTTCAGGGATATTTCTTCACATTCCATATTTGTGGCGAGGCTGTAATGATTTTGCCGTGGGCACGGTGCCAAAGCTACGGCAGAAAAactttctatgtgtgtgtgtgtacctgtcctTGGGGTCCCAGCTGACGAGGACAGTCAGGTCTCTGTTGTCTCTCATGTTGTCCCAGGGAATATCATCTTCCTCAGGACACACACCCATCGCCTTCACACTCTCCTCCAGACTCAATGTGCTGGAACAAAACAGGAATAtgttacaggtgtgtgtgtgtgtgtgtgtgtgtgtgtgtgtgtgtgtgtgtgtgtgtgtgtgtactaacacATCAGCCTCGGTGTACAGGTCCAGTAACATCCTCTCTGTGCGGACCTGAGCGAAGTGCAACGATTGGTTGAGCCGGGTTCTAAACGCTATGAATTCTGGGATCTTCTCAAACGCTCCATACTTATAGGCCTGGATGATGTACTCGGAGGTCTGGGGGAGAAGAGACGAGGAAAGAGGACCGAGGTGAGAAAAAAACTCGGGGAAGCGTCACCAGAATATATGACATATTTAAGGACATATTTAGATGCGACGGGGACTCACATCTTTCTGGTTGGAGTGGAAAAACCTGAGGGAGAAGTTACAGGACTGGGAGGCTGCAGCAAACTGCCCCAACGAGCCAGCATAACGAGTTAACAGAtacctgggagagaggagagaatataAGGACCAGTGCATTGAGTATGGTAACCGTAGTGTATGGTGATGTGTTCGTACTATAAACCCACCCTATGGTGTCATGCTGCACATGCTTGGCATCCAGGCTGGAGTAGAGGTCCACTACGGGCTGGAAGGCTCCCAGGCGACagaagagcagcagcagcagtagtttgAACTGGGCGTTGGAGGGACTGAAGGACAAGCCCTCCTCTAACACGCCGAGACACTGCCACAGCATGTTCTCATCGCCTAACAACGCACAGATACAAATGTATGTTTGCATGTTTGACGAAcggcggagagagggagaggcgagagagaaagaatgtaCGTCGagtgagagggcagagagaaagagtgtacgTCGagtgagagggcagagagaaagagtgtacgTCGagtgagagggcagagagaaagagtgtacgTCGagtgagagggcagagagaaagagtgtacgTCGagtgagagggcagagagaaagagtgtacgTCGagtgagagggcagagagaaagagtgtacgTCGAGTGAGAGGGCAGAGAAAGAGTGTACGTCGagtgagagggcagagagaaagagtgtacgTCGagtgagagggcagagagaaagagtgtacgTCGAGTGAGAGGGCAGAGAAAGAGTGTACGTCGagtgagagggcagagagaaagagtgtacgTCGagtgagagggcagagagaaagagtgtacgtcgagtgagaggacagagagaaagagtgtacgTCGagtgagagggcagagagaaagagtgtacgTCGagtgagagggcagagagaaagagtgtacgTCGagtgagagggcagagagaaagagtgtacgTCGagtgagagggcagagagaaagcgAGACGACTCACCAGTTTCTGTCCAGAGGTCGACGTAGACGTGGGCGGCCATgagacagtacatgtcagagaaCTGGAGCTCTGTCTTCAGACACGACttccctgttacacacacactaactacagTCAGACTCAAACCATTCATCTGTCTTCACAAAATTGTCATTGCATCTCTTCCTGCAGTTAAGTTAGATGCATAAAATGTTGGATAGACTGAAAGACggagagggatggatgaagaTGGATTAGAAACGTATCGAGGAACGGATGCCCTTACCAAATTGCAGCCCACATAGTgatagtgagagtgagagagataggggtGCTGCTGTTCTTACCAAATTGTAGTCCGTGGTGGTAGTGGGCTTTGAGTTCTGTGATGAGGCGTAGTTTGCCCTCTGTGTCCAGAGCATGTTGCAGTCCCAGCGCCCGGctcagctgacacacacacaggtgtctctGCAACGCCTTCGTGTCCCCCGGAAACCCAAAGCCATCCTCCCCCGCCTCCCCCAACGGAACCAACTCCCCCAGACGCTTTTTAAACTAcagggaggaagaaggagagagaacaggagaggagggaaataGATATGGTATTGAAATCATGAAGGGCTTGGTTGGTTGACCAACTGCTATTCTGcaggtgagagtgtgtgtgtgtgtacctgtgagcGTTGCTCAGGGGGCAGAAGGTGTAGGTATATCTTCAGGTCAGTAATGCAGCAGGGTTTGTCTCCAAACTTCCCAAAAAACTGAACCATCAACTCCAACGGGTCACCTGAAGATCAACAGCCAATAGAAACAGTCAACGCAAACAGCCAAGgaaactgtggtgtgtgtgtgtgtgtgtgtgtgtgcgtgcatgcgtaccTAGCTCTTTCTCATCTGGGcagcc
This region includes:
- the LOC109868730 gene encoding N-alpha-acetyltransferase 25, NatB auxiliary subunit; the encoded protein is MAARGHVQDPNDRRLRPIYDYLDNGNNKMAIQQADKLLKKHKDLHCAKVLKAIGLQRTGKQDEAFSLAQEVATLEPTDDNSLQALTILYREMHHPELVTKLYEAAVKKVPLSEEYHSHLFMAYARVGEYKKMQQAGMALYKIVPKNPYYFWSVMSLVMQAISAQDEKLAQTMFLPLAERMVEKMVKEEKIEAEAEVQLYFMILERLGKCVEALDVVRGPLGEKLTSELRSRENKCMMMYQRLQLWPECNALSYKLLLKNPDDWQFYLSYFDSLFHLMDKSWSQPEEGEHCVEGPVQTTVTEAVKFVVDRMEEQDKKESRPLRGPYLACLELIHRLRQRGCPDEKELGDPLELMVQFFGKFGDKPCCITDLKIYLHLLPPEQRSQFKKRLGELVPLGEAGEDGFGFPGDTKALQRHLCVCQLSRALGLQHALDTEGKLRLITELKAHYHHGLQFGKSCLKTELQFSDMYCLMAAHVYVDLWTETGDENMLWQCLGVLEEGLSFSPSNAQFKLLLLLLFCRLGAFQPVVDLYSSLDAKHVQHDTIGYLLTRYAGSLGQFAAASQSCNFSLRFFHSNQKDTSEYIIQAYKYGAFEKIPEFIAFRTRLNQSLHFAQVRTERMLLDLYTEADVTLSLEESVKAMGVCPEEDDIPWDNMRDNRDLTVLVSWDPKDRELTEEHRRLSLEEESVWLKVRSLTLRLLASLALLGHAPSPRNSDKTNENGISAKSSTLQTLLSQLDQTLETAAQITEKQTQYPFLGPPSSRLASALSSGSCHCQASALQLSLTLRELETTGLDDSTELQTQICNAFKSSVAQLQEMLSRCKGEVLEMKDGRLTTRPSLLETLVFFVETVCVVLWVASYSASVLRPLKSSLQKKKKKKKDSSSAMPVVLCGFQEWTGSLQGVVTQALDHVKGQEASLTALKLAALTLEEGYSQTQEECGFTRAAMDKVQSSYLGSLQELGDLLRKRADSLKSLKI